Proteins from a genomic interval of Chloroflexota bacterium:
- the nagA gene encoding N-acetylglucosamine-6-phosphate deacetylase: MKMEAARQLAEPFTLVNGEIVFPDSVAVGEAVIVRGDKIEAIVPVGRLPKAMARVDVGGRLITAGLIDIHTHGALGHTFNEATAEAFETITVENARRGVTSLLATPATAPIDDLVACLTFARGWMGEPSAGAQVLGVHLEGPYFALEQAGAQDPANLRNPDDGTPDLLLEHADVIEMMSYAPELPGALELTARLDGLGIVPAAGHSMARDSDVQAAMDRGLRHIIHVWSGQSTTVREGLWRKPGLLEASLAFDGLTVEMIADNKHLPATLMKLAYKCVGPDRLCIVSDATSGAGLPEGSRYRMGEMVYEVEGGVGVMLDRSCFAGSTTLLDRMIPVLIDAVGVPLAEAVAMATLNPARVIGIDDRKGSLAPGKDADISIFDDDFIAWRTMIGGRWVFPSNR, from the coding sequence ATGAAAATGGAAGCAGCCAGACAACTTGCCGAACCTTTTACCCTGGTGAATGGCGAGATTGTGTTTCCCGACAGCGTTGCGGTCGGGGAAGCAGTGATCGTGCGCGGTGATAAAATTGAAGCCATCGTGCCCGTGGGCCGGCTACCCAAGGCTATGGCGCGCGTCGATGTGGGTGGACGGTTGATCACGGCAGGGTTGATCGACATCCACACCCACGGTGCCTTGGGTCATACCTTCAACGAAGCGACAGCCGAGGCCTTCGAAACCATCACGGTCGAAAACGCCCGTCGTGGGGTGACTTCTCTGCTGGCCACGCCCGCCACGGCGCCCATCGACGATCTGGTAGCCTGTTTGACATTCGCCCGAGGGTGGATGGGCGAGCCGTCCGCAGGTGCCCAGGTGCTCGGCGTCCACCTGGAAGGCCCCTATTTTGCCCTGGAACAGGCAGGCGCCCAGGATCCCGCCAACCTGCGTAACCCCGACGATGGCACTCCTGACCTGTTGTTGGAACACGCCGATGTGATCGAGATGATGAGCTACGCGCCGGAACTGCCCGGCGCCCTTGAGCTAACCGCCCGGTTGGATGGCCTGGGCATCGTACCCGCGGCGGGCCACAGCATGGCCCGTGATAGCGACGTACAAGCAGCCATGGACCGGGGTCTTCGACATATCATCCATGTCTGGAGTGGTCAGTCCACAACGGTCCGGGAAGGTCTATGGAGAAAGCCTGGTCTCCTGGAGGCCAGCCTGGCCTTTGACGGTTTGACCGTGGAGATGATCGCCGACAACAAACACCTGCCAGCCACCTTGATGAAGCTGGCCTATAAGTGCGTTGGACCAGATCGCCTGTGCATTGTCTCCGACGCCACCAGCGGCGCAGGGTTGCCCGAGGGCAGTCGCTATCGAATGGGTGAGATGGTGTACGAGGTTGAAGGCGGGGTCGGCGTGATGCTGGATCGCTCCTGCTTCGCGGGCAGCACTACCTTGCTTGACCGGATGATACCGGTGCTGATCGATGCCGTCGGCGTTCCCCTGGCCGAGGCTGTCGCAATGGCAACCCTCAACCCTGCCCGCGTTATTGGCATAGACGACCGCAAGGGCAGCCTGGCACCGGGCAAGGATGCCGATATCAGCATCTTCGATGACGACTTTATTGCCTGGCGTACCATGATCGGTGGGCGTTGGGTTTTTCCCAGTAATCGGTAA
- a CDS encoding glucosamine-6-phosphate deaminase encodes MSNAPIRETQIKNLPISIYESNEAMGRAAAAEAAIIIRQAIEEKGRANIIVATGNSQLSFLAALRGMPAIDWSKISVFHMDEYVGIDPQHPASFPLFLHRHLVDHVQPGAFYPVGGRADDTDAICRDYEALLRSNPADLVAMGIGENGHIAFNDPPYADFDDPVWVKVVKLDEKSRRQQVGEGHFASLDEVPTHAVTLTIPALLAPENVLCIVPEARKAEAVRDALRGPITEDCPASILRQQPNVHLFLDADAAALAFPVDA; translated from the coding sequence ATGTCAAACGCACCCATAAGGGAGACACAAATCAAAAACCTACCCATCAGCATCTACGAGAGCAACGAGGCGATGGGGCGGGCCGCCGCAGCCGAGGCTGCCATCATCATCAGACAGGCCATCGAGGAAAAGGGCCGGGCCAATATCATCGTGGCTACCGGCAACTCCCAGCTTAGCTTCCTGGCCGCCCTGCGCGGGATGCCCGCAATCGACTGGTCCAAAATCAGCGTGTTTCACATGGACGAATACGTAGGCATCGATCCGCAACACCCGGCCAGCTTTCCCCTGTTTTTACACAGGCATCTGGTCGATCATGTCCAGCCCGGGGCGTTCTATCCGGTCGGAGGCCGGGCCGACGATACCGATGCCATCTGCAGGGACTACGAGGCACTACTGCGCTCGAATCCGGCCGACCTGGTGGCCATGGGCATCGGTGAGAACGGACACATCGCTTTCAACGACCCACCCTACGCCGACTTCGACGACCCGGTTTGGGTCAAGGTGGTGAAACTGGATGAAAAATCCCGGCGGCAGCAGGTTGGTGAAGGGCATTTCGCCAGCCTGGATGAGGTGCCTACCCACGCCGTCACGCTGACCATTCCGGCTCTCCTGGCACCCGAAAACGTGTTGTGCATCGTGCCTGAAGCACGCAAGGCCGAGGCCGTCCGCGATGCCCTGCGCGGCCCCATCACCGAGGATTGCCCGGCGTCCATTCTGCGCCAACAACCGAACGTGCATCTCTTTTTGGATGCAGATGCGGCTGCATTGGCATTTCCCGTGGACGCATGA